In Natronococcus sp. AD-5, the genomic window GAGCGCGAACAGCCCCCAGATGATGATCTCGATCGCGAGCGTGACGGCGTACGTCGAGTACAGCGTGCCCGCTCCGAGGGGGATCACCGCGAGCAGTCCGACCATCGCGATCCCCAGCCGCTTCCGGGTCCGGGGCTCGAGTATCCCGCTACCCGAGCCGGTGAGGAGGTCGCCGCTCTCCTCTCCCTCGGTCGCCTCGGCTCCGAACAGTCCGTGGGGCCGGAGCAGGAGCACCGCGATCATCAGCAGGAAGATCACCGTCCCCTCGAGGATCGGCGCGTACGTGCGCATGAGCGTGTTGATCACGCCGACGAGGAGCCCTCCGGCGACGGCGCCCTTGAAACTGCCGAGGCCGCCGATGACGACGATGACGAACGCCGGAATGATGACGGACATCCCCATCCCGGGGCTGACCGTCTGGTAGCCGCCAAGGATGATCCCGGCGACCGCGGCGAGGGCCGCGCCGCCGCCGAAGACGAGCGAGTAGTACCGGTCGATGTCGATCCCGAGGTTCCGGACCATCTGTCTGTCCTGGGAGCCGGCGCGGACGATCAGCCCGTACTTCGTGTACTCGAGCACCGCCCAGACGCCGAGCGCCGTGACGCTGCCGAAGGCGATGATGAACAGGTTGTACACGCTGGCGTTGAGCCCGAACAGGCCGACCGTCCCCGACAGGGCGGCCGGCACGGAGAGGCTAACGTTCCCCGTGCCCCAGACGAGGTATATCAGGTCGTTTATCACCAGCACCAGGCCGAACGTGAGCAGGATGTGATAGAGCGGATTCCGACCGTACAGCGGTTGGACCGTGTAGCGTTCGATCGCGACCCCGATGACGCCGACCAGGAGCGGAGCGACGAACAGCGCGAGCAGGAACCCGGCGGCGCCGAACGGCACGACCAGCGTCAGCGCGAAGTACGCCCCGAGCGCGAACAGTTCCCCGTGGGCGAAGTTGATGACGTGCATGACGCCGAAGATAACCGACAGTCCGGCCGCCAGCAACACGTACACGACGCCGATCGTCAGGCCGTCGACCAGTGCCTGTGGGAGTCCTCCGATCATTGGTAGGGGAATCGTCGCCTCGCGTACTCGTTACAGGTCACAGCCCGTTTCCTCGCAGTCCGGCGCGGCGTCTTCCCCGGAGAGCTCCGACAGGAGTACGACGTCGGCGAGTTCGCCCTCGTCCGGTTCGACGCACTCGCCCATCCAGACGGGGTTCATCGCCTGCTGGTCGCACTCCCGGAACTCGTTCGGACCGAAGATGGTGTCGTGTCCCATCCCCGAGAGCGTATCCTTCACCGTCGTCGGATTCCGCGATCCGGCCTCGCGGATCCCGTTCGCGACCATCCGGATCGACTCGTAGCCGACGCGCGAGAAGTTGTCCGGGACGTCGTCGTACTCGCCCTCGTAGGCCTCGACGAATTCCTCGTTGTCGCCGGTCTCGATCTCGGGGACGTACCGTACGCCGCTGTAGACGTTGTACGCCCCTTCGCCCGCACCGGCCCGCACGGCGCGGAACGATCCGGTCGTCGTCACGATTGGAATTTCGTCCTGCAGGCCGCGCGAACTGGCCTGCGAGAGGAAGATCGCGAGGTCGGCTCCGGTCATCCCGACGACGAGCGCGTCGGCCTCGTCGCTGGCGTCCGCAATCTGGCTGATGAACGCCTCGAAGTCCGTCGACCCCGGATCCGAGCGGGTCACGCCGACCCGCTCGGAGGAGTCGCTGATCGCCTCCATTCGGGTTTCGACCTCGTTCAGCACCGAGTCTCCGTACGCGTAGTCCGCGACGTGATAGAAGATCCGATCGCCGAGTTCGTCGGCGGTCCACCGGGCCATCACCTCCGCGATCTGGGCGGTGTTCGTCTCGAACCGGAACACGTACTCGTTGCACTCCGCGCCCGTGATCGAGACGTCCGCCGCACCCGGCGTGTACACGATCTCGTTATCGGCGGCGAAATCGTTGATCGCGAGCGCCGCCGAACTCGAGATACAGCCGGTGATGAACTGCGCCTCGTCCGACTGGACGGCCTCCTGGGCTCGCTGCGTCGCCGTCGCCGGATCGAGTTGCGTATCGTACTCGCTGTACTCGATCTCGAAGTCGTATTCGTCGCTCTCGTTGATCTCCCGGATCGCGAGTTCGGTCCCCCGGTGGCGCTCCTTGGCGAGCTCGGCGAACTCCCCCGTGAACGGCTCGAGGACGCCGAACTGGACCGTGTCGAACTCCTCGTCACCGTTGTCCATTTCGTCCGGGTCCCCCACGCAGCCGGCCAGTCCGGTCAGGCCAGCGATGCTCCCTACTGTGACGGCTCTCAGAAGTTGCCGTCTACTCCCGTGGTATTTGTCATCTCGACTCATACCCCCAGTTGCGTACAGGAGGTTATAAAAATCGACCCCCACTTGTAGGTGTTTTATATTCTATACCGCCAGCGGATCGAACGCTCAGGACGCCGAAATCGCCGGTAATCGGCACCGGTATCGCTATTTTCGTCACGGCTATCGAGTCGCTAGTAAATAATTCGGTCGTCGCCCTCGATCGGCCGCTATCTCTCGACGGCGATCGGCGGCCCCCATTATTTTTGGTGTACGAATTCCGAGTGAGGTATGAGGATGAGTTACAATCAGATCGAGGAAGCCCCTCGAGACGAACTCCGAGACCTCCAGACCGAGCGACTCCGCGAGACGGTGCGAGCCGCCTACGAAAACGTCGAGTACTACCGGCGCGCGCTCGACGAGGCGGACGTCTCGCCGGACGATATTCGGTCGCTCGAGGACGTCGAGAAGCTGCCGTTCACGACGAAGGAAGACTTCCGCGCCGAGTACCCCGACGGCCTCTTCGCCGTCGACGACGACGAGATTCTGCGGATTCACGCCTCCTCCGGCACCACCGGCAAGCCCAAGATCGTCGCCTACACGCAGGGAGACATCGACGTCTGGAGCGAGGTCGTCGCCCGCTCGCTGGTCGCCGCCGGCGTCGAACCCGGCGACACCGTCCAGAACGGCTACGGTTACGGCCTCTTCACGGGCGGCCTCGGTCTC contains:
- a CDS encoding ABC transporter permease, encoding MIGGLPQALVDGLTIGVVYVLLAAGLSVIFGVMHVINFAHGELFALGAYFALTLVVPFGAAGFLLALFVAPLLVGVIGVAIERYTVQPLYGRNPLYHILLTFGLVLVINDLIYLVWGTGNVSLSVPAALSGTVGLFGLNASVYNLFIIAFGSVTALGVWAVLEYTKYGLIVRAGSQDRQMVRNLGIDIDRYYSLVFGGGAALAAVAGIILGGYQTVSPGMGMSVIIPAFVIVVIGGLGSFKGAVAGGLLVGVINTLMRTYAPILEGTVIFLLMIAVLLLRPHGLFGAEATEGEESGDLLTGSGSGILEPRTRKRLGIAMVGLLAVIPLGAGTLYSTYAVTLAIEIIIWGLFALSLDFVMGYTGLVSLGHALFYGLGAYAVALALLHVSQSAFAAIALAIVVCAAIAWVVGFLSIRVSGVYFAMITLAFAEIFYNTLYRLEITGGSEGLFGTSAYYGIAGLGVSLNDIGVFVGPVALTGQSLFYYIALAALVASFLLTRRMLESPFGAVLKSIRENEQRATFIGYRTTVYKRRAFVISGALAGLAGALFTLNSGYATPSFAYWLHSGEVIVMVILGGMGTLYGPIIGSAVFFGLEEVLTSFTGRWRLVLGTIFVLFVIFLPRGLVSLPARLAPHLTGGSGPGPEPVPDDSSVGGDD
- a CDS encoding ABC transporter substrate-binding protein, translated to MSRDDKYHGSRRQLLRAVTVGSIAGLTGLAGCVGDPDEMDNGDEEFDTVQFGVLEPFTGEFAELAKERHRGTELAIREINESDEYDFEIEYSEYDTQLDPATATQRAQEAVQSDEAQFITGCISSSAALAINDFAADNEIVYTPGAADVSITGAECNEYVFRFETNTAQIAEVMARWTADELGDRIFYHVADYAYGDSVLNEVETRMEAISDSSERVGVTRSDPGSTDFEAFISQIADASDEADALVVGMTGADLAIFLSQASSRGLQDEIPIVTTTGSFRAVRAGAGEGAYNVYSGVRYVPEIETGDNEEFVEAYEGEYDDVPDNFSRVGYESIRMVANGIREAGSRNPTTVKDTLSGMGHDTIFGPNEFRECDQQAMNPVWMGECVEPDEGELADVVLLSELSGEDAAPDCEETGCDL